A genomic region of Rickettsiales bacterium contains the following coding sequences:
- a CDS encoding methyl-accepting chemotaxis protein yields MRDNGPVTQNEVLMKDGSVIVSSTDAKGKIKFINKDFTDISGFDKEELLGQPHNIIRHSDMPRQAFEDMWRDLKAGRPWSGYVKNRIKNGDHYWVHANAMPVVENDAIMGYISIRSKPDPSVTEAVSKIYKRFVNDEAGSLRIEHGRIVDYSRNAQIRRWFDKFSSKIIAMGGILCAFILITSAVGTYYKFKTTESLRTVYEDRTIPAGQLAEVHTTLYSTMLHLSYIAGGQEDPTPHIRATEEAIPRMEKVWADYMATYLTAEETVLAAKYVEQYEKYIASGLRPALELARANKKEELARFLPNAHPLFNAVEVANQKLMQLQMDVAKSEYDQAKSDTAVGLAVNITTVLVSIVAAFFITRLIRKVITARLTYMDSSLNSIAGGKYDNQIEVGDDELQHTLTLVKALQAKLAYGVLEKKELEEEKKLTQERMATDFEQSVKSIVNIVSSAAAQFSQSAQEMSGTAKDSVVKVSAASSAAASATSNVQSVAAAAEELSATVKEISSQLQKTTVLVSQSQEKAHNADRAANALNEATVKVADAMNMIAQIAGQVNLLSLNATIEAARAGEAGKGFAVVAGEVKDLANKTNKTTAEIKVIVDEMRHAAQDIISALSEIGGSVGSISQATSNVASAVEEQSATTNEIAKNMQTAAASTQSIAHSLEDVHASSNHAGMASEQIVVASRELTQHAQDLNAQVDSFLQRVRAG; encoded by the coding sequence ATGCGCGATAATGGCCCGGTTACCCAAAATGAAGTCTTAATGAAAGATGGTTCTGTTATCGTATCAAGTACGGATGCAAAGGGAAAAATAAAGTTTATAAACAAAGATTTCACCGATATTTCAGGATTCGATAAAGAAGAACTGCTCGGCCAGCCGCATAATATTATCCGCCATAGCGATATGCCGCGTCAGGCATTTGAAGATATGTGGCGTGACCTGAAAGCAGGCAGGCCGTGGAGCGGGTATGTAAAAAATCGTATAAAGAATGGTGATCATTACTGGGTGCATGCCAATGCCATGCCTGTGGTTGAGAATGATGCGATCATGGGATATATCTCAATCCGCAGTAAACCTGACCCTTCTGTTACGGAAGCGGTCAGTAAAATTTACAAGCGCTTTGTGAATGACGAAGCGGGCTCTTTAAGAATTGAGCATGGTAGGATTGTTGATTATTCCCGAAACGCGCAAATCCGGCGCTGGTTCGATAAGTTCAGTTCCAAAATTATTGCGATGGGAGGAATACTTTGCGCGTTCATTCTCATTACGAGCGCAGTCGGGACCTATTATAAATTTAAGACCACTGAGTCATTGCGTACCGTCTATGAAGACCGCACCATACCGGCAGGCCAGCTGGCGGAGGTGCATACCACGCTTTACAGCACGATGCTGCATTTGAGTTACATTGCGGGCGGACAGGAAGATCCCACGCCGCACATTCGGGCAACGGAAGAAGCGATTCCCCGGATGGAAAAAGTATGGGCGGATTATATGGCTACCTATCTGACCGCTGAAGAAACGGTGCTGGCGGCCAAATATGTCGAGCAGTATGAGAAGTATATTGCATCCGGTCTCCGGCCGGCGCTGGAGCTTGCCAGAGCTAACAAGAAGGAAGAACTTGCCCGCTTCCTGCCGAATGCACATCCGCTTTTTAATGCAGTTGAGGTAGCTAACCAGAAGCTCATGCAATTGCAGATGGATGTGGCAAAGAGCGAGTATGATCAGGCCAAAAGCGATACGGCTGTCGGGCTGGCTGTCAATATAACCACAGTACTGGTTTCTATTGTAGCTGCTTTTTTCATTACAAGGCTTATCCGCAAGGTTATTACAGCACGCCTGACCTATATGGATTCGAGCCTGAATTCGATTGCCGGAGGGAAATACGATAACCAGATCGAAGTCGGTGACGATGAGTTACAGCATACGCTCACGCTTGTGAAGGCTTTGCAGGCAAAACTGGCTTATGGGGTGCTGGAGAAGAAAGAGCTTGAGGAGGAGAAGAAGCTAACTCAGGAACGTATGGCGACCGATTTCGAGCAGAGCGTCAAAAGCATTGTGAATATCGTTTCCTCAGCTGCTGCACAGTTTTCACAATCGGCCCAGGAAATGTCCGGAACTGCGAAGGACAGCGTCGTCAAGGTATCCGCTGCAAGCAGCGCGGCTGCGAGTGCAACGTCCAATGTGCAATCCGTCGCCGCGGCTGCGGAAGAGCTTTCCGCAACTGTGAAGGAAATCTCCAGCCAGCTTCAGAAGACCACTGTGCTGGTCAGCCAGTCACAGGAGAAGGCGCATAATGCCGACCGCGCTGCCAATGCGCTGAATGAAGCGACGGTTAAGGTAGCGGATGCGATGAATATGATCGCGCAGATTGCCGGGCAGGTTAACCTGCTGTCGCTGAATGCAACGATTGAGGCTGCCCGTGCCGGGGAAGCGGGCAAGGGTTTTGCCGTGGTGGCGGGGGAGGTGAAGGACCTTGCCAATAAGACCAATAAAACCACTGCGGAAATCAAGGTTATTGTGGATGAAATGCGCCATGCCGCGCAAGATATTATTTCGGCTCTTTCGGAAATCGGCGGTTCGGTGGGATCGATTTCACAGGCGACTTCCAATGTGGCTTCTGCGGTGGAAGAGCAGTCGGCCACGACGAATGAAATCGCAAAGAACATGCAGACGGCGGCAGCCAGCACGCAGTCCATCGCGCATAGTCTGGAAGATGTTCATGCTTCCTCCAACCATGCAGGCATGGCTTCCGAGCAGATTGTGGTGGCATCCAGAGAACTCACCCAACATGCGCAAGACCTGAACGCTCAGGTGGATAGTTTCCTGCAGCGCGTGCGGGCGGGGTAA
- a CDS encoding FAD-dependent oxidoreductase gives MQRSKDESVSVWQTDEMQEPVFSTLADNLTTEICIVGAGIAGLTIGYLLAKEGKSVVILDAWGLASGETSRTTAHLTAVLDDRFYNLESLFGVENSRLAAESHMAAINRIENIIKAENIDCDFERLDGYLVALEDDQKDAFNQEHDALRRAGFADMDVHTHVPVPGIQLSAPTMRFPQQGTFHATKYMTGLANTFLRLGGQIYTGSHVNEVKGGKAAYVKTDNGMQVQASHVVVATNTPVNDWVKMHTKQAAYRTYVVGFEIPKDSYPNFLLWDMQDPYHYVRIVRGSTHDVLIVGGEDHKTGQAQDPADRYRRLEQWTQRYFATIGAVKYRWSGQVMEPIDSLAFIGRNPGDEHNVYIATGDSGNGMTHGTIAGMLIADLIQGRPNAYEKLYDPARKTLKAVPCFIKENANAAERMVADRIKGSKVESALALRSGEGAVLRDGTSKIAVYKDENGQLHERSAVCPHLGCIVQWNPGEKSWDCPCHGSRFGINGEILNGPATKPLDTLEAKSPRKASA, from the coding sequence ATGCAGCGCAGCAAAGATGAATCCGTTTCCGTGTGGCAGACCGACGAAATGCAGGAACCCGTCTTCTCCACGCTTGCGGATAATTTAACCACCGAAATATGCATCGTCGGCGCAGGCATTGCGGGCCTCACGATAGGTTATCTTTTGGCAAAAGAAGGAAAATCCGTTGTCATTCTGGATGCATGGGGACTTGCGTCCGGCGAAACCAGCCGCACCACAGCCCATTTGACCGCTGTGCTGGATGACAGGTTTTACAATCTGGAATCGCTATTTGGCGTAGAAAATAGCCGATTAGCAGCCGAAAGCCATATGGCCGCGATTAACCGCATCGAAAACATTATCAAAGCAGAAAATATCGACTGCGATTTCGAGCGTCTCGATGGTTATCTCGTGGCACTCGAGGACGACCAGAAGGATGCTTTCAATCAGGAGCATGATGCCTTAAGGCGCGCTGGCTTCGCGGATATGGATGTGCATACGCATGTTCCCGTTCCGGGCATTCAGCTATCCGCACCCACCATGCGTTTCCCTCAGCAAGGTACATTCCACGCCACAAAATACATGACCGGACTCGCAAACACTTTTCTGCGCCTCGGCGGACAGATTTATACTGGCAGTCATGTCAATGAGGTCAAAGGCGGGAAAGCAGCCTATGTAAAAACCGACAATGGAATGCAGGTGCAGGCGAGCCATGTCGTCGTTGCTACGAACACGCCTGTCAATGACTGGGTGAAAATGCATACCAAGCAGGCCGCTTACCGGACCTATGTTGTGGGTTTTGAGATTCCCAAGGATAGCTATCCCAACTTCCTGCTATGGGATATGCAGGATCCTTACCATTATGTGCGCATCGTGCGCGGCAGCACGCATGATGTGCTGATCGTCGGGGGAGAAGATCATAAAACAGGACAGGCGCAGGACCCGGCAGACCGTTACCGCCGGCTGGAGCAATGGACACAGCGCTATTTCGCAACGATTGGAGCAGTGAAATACCGCTGGTCGGGACAGGTAATGGAACCTATAGACTCGCTGGCTTTTATAGGACGCAATCCGGGGGACGAACATAATGTCTATATTGCAACCGGCGATTCCGGCAACGGCATGACGCACGGCACGATTGCAGGCATGCTAATCGCCGATCTCATTCAGGGTCGCCCGAATGCATACGAAAAATTATACGACCCGGCACGCAAAACTCTGAAAGCCGTACCATGCTTTATCAAAGAAAATGCCAATGCTGCCGAGCGCATGGTGGCTGACCGTATCAAAGGAAGCAAAGTGGAAAGCGCGCTTGCTCTTCGTTCCGGCGAAGGAGCAGTATTGCGCGACGGCACTTCGAAAATCGCGGTCTACAAGGATGAAAACGGCCAGTTGCACGAACGCTCGGCCGTCTGCCCGCACCTTGGATGTATCGTGCAGTGGAATCCGGGAGAGAAAAGCTGGGATTGCCCCTGTCATGGCTCCCGCTTCGGCATCAACGGAGAGATTCTGAACGGCCCGGCGACAAAACCGCTGGATACTCTTGAAGCAAAGAGCCCGCGCAAAGCATCTGCATAA
- a CDS encoding anti-sigma factor gives MTEMNCNDCLRLLHGYLDNELEPAKSMLVAEHLESCSSCRHEYREIQHLSSGVKAHAQYFEAPASLSSNVFAAVAAQSSDSEGTWQAMLEKARHWLAPAFSAAALAAASILYVAAPGSQDAWMDEAVSEHVRSLMAEHLNDVASSDRHTVKPWFTGKLDFSPPVYDFAAQGYPLLGGRLDYLQHQNTAALTYRRNKHIINVFIFPVQEESASSQTGSERGYNVIRWQQNHMRFIAVSDLNMQELKALTQLIQKEL, from the coding sequence ATGACTGAAATGAACTGTAACGATTGTTTGCGTTTGCTGCATGGTTATCTGGACAACGAACTGGAACCGGCGAAGAGCATGCTTGTTGCCGAACATCTGGAATCCTGTTCTTCGTGCAGGCACGAATATAGGGAAATACAGCATCTGTCTTCCGGGGTGAAGGCGCATGCGCAGTATTTTGAGGCTCCTGCTTCGCTTAGCAGCAATGTATTTGCGGCTGTTGCAGCCCAGAGTTCGGATTCGGAGGGTACATGGCAGGCGATGCTGGAGAAGGCACGCCACTGGCTTGCTCCTGCATTTTCCGCCGCGGCGCTTGCGGCTGCCAGCATTCTCTATGTTGCTGCGCCGGGAAGTCAGGATGCATGGATGGATGAAGCGGTTTCGGAACATGTGCGCTCGCTCATGGCGGAGCATCTGAATGATGTCGCCTCTTCCGATCGCCATACGGTGAAACCCTGGTTTACGGGTAAGCTCGATTTTTCACCACCGGTTTATGATTTCGCTGCGCAAGGCTATCCGCTGCTCGGTGGGAGGCTTGATTATCTGCAGCACCAGAACACAGCGGCACTCACGTATCGCCGTAACAAACATATTATCAATGTGTTCATTTTTCCCGTGCAGGAAGAAAGCGCTTCATCGCAAACCGGTTCTGAACGCGGTTACAATGTCATACGCTGGCAGCAGAACCATATGCGCTTTATTGCAGTATCCGACCTGAATATGCAGGAGCTCAAGGCTCTCACGCAGCTGATACAGAAAGAGCTATAA
- a CDS encoding sigma-70 family RNA polymerase sigma factor produces the protein MNPKADVKRFNELFAPHMNASYNLARWLTGSESAAQDVVQESYLRAFRFMHRFTDGNARAWLLAIVRNQSYTWLKQSGVYREVSIGDEIAEDDHILGHMQTPELAAIRNQDAALLHKALAALALPFREVIILKELEEMAYKDISAVIEIPIGTVMSRLARARKMLKTELLKLYSHD, from the coding sequence ATGAACCCCAAGGCTGATGTGAAACGTTTTAACGAGTTATTCGCGCCCCATATGAACGCGTCGTATAATCTTGCGCGCTGGCTTACCGGCAGTGAGAGCGCCGCACAGGATGTGGTGCAGGAGAGTTACTTAAGGGCATTTCGTTTCATGCATCGCTTTACGGATGGAAATGCGCGGGCATGGTTGCTCGCCATTGTGCGTAACCAGAGTTACACATGGCTGAAACAGTCCGGGGTGTATCGTGAGGTGAGTATCGGCGATGAAATAGCTGAAGACGACCATATTCTCGGGCATATGCAGACACCGGAATTGGCGGCAATACGAAATCAGGATGCTGCCTTGCTGCATAAAGCGCTGGCGGCATTGGCACTGCCGTTTCGCGAAGTGATTATCCTGAAAGAACTTGAGGAGATGGCGTATAAGGATATTTCTGCGGTAATAGAAATTCCCATAGGAACGGTGATGTCGCGGCTGGCGCGTGCGCGGAAGATGCTGAAAACGGAATTATTGAAATTGTATTCCCATGACTGA
- a CDS encoding metallophosphoesterase yields the protein MTDDSSSGISRRSFLKCSAWAGTGVIWGLVGGIPRAFALDDATNLSASGKLDRNFHFIQISDSHIGFNKAANPAPVKTLQEAIGKINAFPIKPSLILHTGDITHLSKASEFDTAAEVLKALPAPVHYVPGEHDVIDEGAGKLYMERYGKGTKGQGWYSFDDHGVHFIALINVFNFQNGQETSLGAEQLKWLADDLRAVNINTPIVVFAHIPLWSIYKSWGWGTQDGEQALALLRKYGSVTILNGHIHQVIQKVEGNITFHTARGTAYPQPAPGAAPAPGPMLVPADKLRTYLGITDVTTVQGSHALALVNSTLS from the coding sequence ATGACTGATGACTCTTCTTCCGGCATAAGCCGCAGATCTTTCCTCAAATGTTCGGCATGGGCGGGAACCGGCGTAATATGGGGACTGGTGGGCGGAATCCCGCGTGCCTTCGCCCTAGACGATGCCACCAATCTTTCCGCTTCCGGGAAACTGGACAGAAACTTCCACTTCATACAGATCAGTGACAGTCATATCGGCTTTAACAAGGCGGCCAATCCCGCTCCCGTTAAAACGCTGCAGGAAGCAATCGGCAAGATCAATGCGTTTCCTATAAAACCGTCCCTGATTCTCCATACAGGCGATATAACCCATCTTTCAAAAGCTTCTGAATTCGATACCGCGGCAGAAGTGCTTAAAGCGCTACCCGCCCCCGTGCATTACGTCCCTGGGGAACATGATGTGATCGACGAAGGCGCAGGCAAGCTCTACATGGAACGCTACGGCAAAGGCACCAAAGGTCAGGGCTGGTATAGTTTTGACGATCACGGCGTTCATTTCATAGCGCTCATTAATGTCTTCAATTTCCAGAACGGACAGGAAACCAGCCTCGGAGCCGAGCAGCTAAAATGGCTGGCGGATGATCTGCGCGCCGTCAATATTAATACACCTATCGTGGTGTTCGCCCATATTCCGCTCTGGAGCATTTACAAATCGTGGGGCTGGGGCACGCAGGACGGGGAACAGGCACTCGCCCTGCTGCGGAAATACGGTTCGGTCACCATATTGAACGGCCATATTCATCAGGTGATTCAGAAAGTGGAAGGCAACATAACCTTCCACACCGCCCGTGGCACGGCCTATCCGCAGCCCGCTCCCGGCGCAGCCCCTGCCCCCGGCCCCATGCTTGTGCCTGCCGATAAGTTGCGCACCTATCTCGGCATTACGGACGTAACAACTGTGCAGGGTTCCCACGCGCTGGCACTCGTAAATTCAACATTATCGTAA
- a CDS encoding cupredoxin family copper-binding protein has product MKNFIRAAIIILMTSSSQAWAKDTVIEIKNHQFTPAAITVTAGTTVIWINKDDDPHTVLAKGGVFHSAALDTNDKYSYTFTKPGTYKYLCTMHPVMTGSIIVK; this is encoded by the coding sequence ATGAAAAACTTTATACGCGCCGCCATTATAATACTCATGACCTCTTCTTCACAGGCATGGGCAAAAGACACCGTCATTGAGATCAAAAACCACCAGTTCACTCCCGCAGCGATTACCGTGACAGCAGGCACGACCGTAATCTGGATAAATAAAGACGACGATCCGCACACTGTGCTTGCGAAAGGCGGCGTGTTCCATTCCGCCGCGCTGGATACAAACGATAAATATTCTTATACTTTCACCAAACCTGGCACGTACAAATATCTCTGCACGATGCACCCGGTTATGACAGGCAGTATTATCGTGAAATAA
- a CDS encoding heavy metal translocating P-type ATPase, whose translation MKKHPTHNIKSYTPPVLLWDWTILFFGLAAIGAHYVTLHMALPSIYHFQAADIPLIVVAAVGGIPLAFQILWKLLRGNLGADLLAALALATGVWLGQYLAAVLIVIMLAGGQALEYYAMRKASSVLLALAGRMPSITHRKKGETLEEIAIADIGIGDEITVLPHETVPVDGTVVEGNGSMDESYLTGEPYRIAKAPGASVISGAINGESAITIRAEKLPSDSRYAQIMQVMQDAEQKRPTMRRIGDQIGAVFAPLALLTALAAWYFSGDSVRFLAVLVVATPCPLLIAIPVTLISAISIAAKRSIIIKDPTVLERLPTCRTAIFDKTGTLTYGKPVLTEIIPAAGVLSHEILQQAASLEYYSKHPLAGAILDAAEKEKLPALKTTSVSEKPGQGLTGRVAEHEMRVTHRKQLLGSAPDIASMLPPTAAGLECVILRDGQYAATFRFRDAPRNDSKSFVSHLEPSHQFSKIILLSGDRASEVEYLAGVLGIQETLSSQAPEQKVAIVRAETVKAPTFFMGDGINDAPALASATVGVAFGQHSSVTSEAAGAVILENTLTKVDELLHISIAMRRIVLQSAIGGMGLSLIAMGFAAAGLITPVAGALLQEAIDVLAIVNALRLAWSDIRSDMQKRR comes from the coding sequence ATGAAAAAGCATCCTACACATAATATAAAGAGTTACACGCCACCGGTGCTTTTGTGGGACTGGACTATATTATTTTTTGGGTTGGCAGCCATAGGGGCGCATTATGTCACCCTCCACATGGCATTGCCTTCCATATATCATTTTCAGGCAGCGGATATTCCCCTGATCGTGGTTGCCGCAGTCGGCGGGATACCGTTAGCATTCCAGATTCTATGGAAATTGCTACGCGGTAATCTGGGGGCGGATCTGCTTGCGGCGCTGGCGCTGGCAACGGGCGTATGGCTGGGGCAATATCTCGCTGCCGTGCTGATTGTCATCATGCTGGCGGGGGGACAGGCGCTGGAATATTACGCTATGCGCAAGGCGTCTTCGGTCCTTCTTGCGCTTGCAGGGCGTATGCCTTCTATAACGCACCGCAAGAAAGGCGAAACACTCGAAGAAATAGCGATTGCCGATATTGGCATCGGTGATGAGATTACGGTGCTGCCGCATGAAACCGTACCGGTAGACGGTACAGTCGTTGAGGGAAATGGTTCCATGGATGAATCTTATCTCACAGGCGAGCCCTACCGCATAGCGAAAGCCCCCGGCGCGTCAGTCATATCCGGTGCCATTAACGGGGAATCGGCGATAACTATCCGGGCGGAGAAGCTTCCTTCAGATTCCCGCTATGCGCAGATCATGCAGGTCATGCAGGATGCCGAGCAGAAGCGCCCGACCATGCGCAGAATTGGCGATCAGATTGGTGCTGTGTTTGCACCGCTGGCGTTGCTCACCGCGCTCGCTGCGTGGTATTTCAGTGGCGACTCCGTACGATTTCTCGCTGTGCTGGTCGTTGCCACGCCGTGTCCGCTGCTTATTGCCATTCCGGTTACGCTTATCAGCGCTATCTCTATTGCTGCCAAGCGGAGCATTATCATTAAAGATCCCACCGTATTGGAACGGCTGCCTACCTGCCGCACGGCGATTTTCGATAAAACCGGCACGCTTACCTACGGCAAGCCGGTATTGACGGAGATTATTCCGGCAGCAGGCGTTTTGTCTCACGAAATCCTGCAACAGGCAGCGAGCCTGGAATATTATTCAAAGCATCCGCTGGCAGGAGCTATTCTGGACGCTGCGGAGAAAGAAAAACTTCCGGCCTTGAAGACCACCAGTGTTTCTGAAAAACCGGGGCAGGGGCTTACAGGAAGAGTGGCGGAGCATGAAATGAGAGTGACACATCGCAAGCAATTGCTGGGTTCGGCCCCCGATATTGCGTCAATGCTTCCGCCAACGGCAGCGGGGCTGGAATGCGTCATTCTTCGGGACGGTCAGTATGCGGCGACTTTTCGCTTCCGCGATGCTCCGCGAAATGACAGCAAGTCTTTTGTCAGTCATCTCGAGCCGTCGCACCAGTTCAGCAAAATCATACTGCTTTCCGGAGACCGCGCTTCGGAAGTGGAATATCTTGCCGGAGTGCTGGGTATCCAGGAAACACTGTCTTCGCAGGCTCCGGAACAGAAAGTAGCTATCGTGCGTGCAGAAACGGTGAAAGCTCCCACTTTCTTTATGGGTGACGGTATCAACGATGCCCCGGCGCTGGCTTCCGCTACGGTGGGCGTTGCTTTCGGCCAGCATAGCAGTGTAACATCCGAAGCGGCAGGGGCCGTCATTCTGGAAAACACCCTGACGAAGGTGGACGAGTTGCTGCATATCAGTATCGCCATGCGCCGTATTGTGCTGCAAAGCGCTATCGGTGGCATGGGACTCAGTCTGATTGCGATGGGGTTTGCCGCTGCCGGATTAATCACTCCGGTAGCAGGGGCTTTGCTGCAGGAGGCTATAGACGTGCTGGCTATTGTGAATGCATTGCGGCTTGCATGGAGCGATATACGAAGCGATATGCAAAAAAGAAGATGA